One Pseudomonas muyukensis DNA segment encodes these proteins:
- the ptsP gene encoding phosphoenolpyruvate--protein phosphotransferase, translated as MPDNNKIILHAPLAGPLVSLEQVPDPVFSSATLGDGIAIDPLNEVLHAPCAGEVVQLARSGHALTLRAANGAEILLHIGVDTVQLQGRGFSPLVALGDQVSQGQPLVRFDMDQVAQHCVSLVTVMLISNGPGYGLRRLQTDTAQLGAALLEVEATAHEANARAVSHERARGHARVAHHGGLHARPAALLRQTAQGFQSQAVLRFGEREADLDSLVAVMGLGVGEGVDVELVCTGPDSQAALQALITAVQTASVGERHAAHAPTNTTQPKPAAGPGMLTGVCAAPGLAQGPLARLDGISLPPDNGDNDPAVQHQALNTALAEVRHALDRDWRHLPRGQEDAAAILEAHLALLDDPALLGDARQHIANGVAASHAWSRAIDTQCQILRNLGNPLLAERANDLYDLQQRVLRALLGETRQLRLPPSAIVVAHELTPSDLLLLARHEVAGLCMAAGGATSHVAILARARGLPCLVAVGEALLELPTGTPLVLDADQGRLETEADAQRLAEVQRHVQQRRDTRQRQQVAAQGSARTRDGQRVEVAANVASAADAAEALAQGADGIGLLRSEFLFIDRPTAPDQAEQLAAYQAVLDAMAERPVIIRTIDVGGDKQLDYLPLPAEANPVLGLRGIRLGQVRPELLDQQLRALLQVSPQRRCRIMLPMVTEVDELLAIRQRLDQLAAELGIGERAELGVMIEVPAAALLAERLAEHADFFSIGTNDLSQYTLAMDRDHAGLAARVDALHPALLRLIDLTCQGAAKHGRWVGVCGALACDPLATPVLVGLGVAELSVSAPQIGEIKALVRQLDASACRRFSQGLLGLASAAAVRQACRDFAALPLAQPTAAAALQQ; from the coding sequence ATGCCCGACAATAACAAGATCATCCTCCATGCCCCGCTCGCCGGGCCGCTGGTGTCGCTGGAACAGGTGCCGGACCCGGTGTTCAGCAGCGCCACCCTCGGTGACGGCATCGCCATCGACCCGCTCAACGAGGTGCTGCACGCCCCGTGTGCCGGCGAAGTGGTGCAGTTGGCACGCAGCGGCCACGCGCTGACCCTGCGTGCGGCCAACGGCGCCGAGATCCTCCTGCATATCGGTGTCGACACCGTGCAACTGCAAGGTCGTGGTTTCTCGCCGTTGGTGGCGCTGGGCGACCAGGTCAGCCAAGGCCAACCGCTGGTGCGCTTCGACATGGACCAGGTGGCGCAGCACTGTGTCAGCCTGGTTACGGTGATGCTGATCAGCAATGGCCCTGGCTATGGCCTGAGGCGACTGCAGACAGACACTGCGCAGCTCGGTGCGGCGCTGCTGGAGGTCGAGGCCACGGCTCACGAAGCGAATGCCCGAGCGGTCAGCCATGAGCGCGCACGCGGCCATGCCCGGGTCGCTCATCATGGCGGCCTGCACGCCCGCCCCGCCGCCCTGCTGCGCCAGACCGCGCAAGGCTTCCAGAGCCAAGCCGTGCTGCGCTTCGGCGAACGCGAGGCCGACCTCGACAGCCTGGTGGCGGTCATGGGCCTGGGCGTTGGCGAAGGTGTCGACGTCGAACTGGTCTGTACCGGGCCGGACAGCCAGGCCGCGCTGCAAGCGTTGATCACCGCCGTGCAGACGGCCTCGGTCGGTGAGCGGCATGCCGCGCACGCGCCAACCAACACCACCCAGCCCAAGCCCGCTGCGGGGCCCGGCATGCTTACCGGTGTCTGCGCCGCCCCCGGCCTGGCCCAGGGGCCGCTGGCCCGGCTGGACGGAATCAGCCTGCCGCCCGACAACGGCGACAACGACCCCGCCGTACAGCACCAGGCGTTGAACACGGCCTTGGCCGAAGTGCGCCACGCCCTCGACCGCGACTGGCGCCACCTGCCACGCGGCCAGGAGGATGCGGCGGCGATCCTCGAGGCCCACCTGGCGCTGCTCGACGATCCGGCCCTGCTCGGCGACGCCCGCCAGCATATCGCCAACGGTGTCGCCGCCAGCCATGCCTGGAGCCGTGCCATCGATACCCAGTGCCAGATCCTGCGTAACCTGGGCAACCCATTGCTGGCCGAGCGCGCCAACGACCTGTACGACCTGCAACAGCGCGTTCTGCGGGCCTTGCTTGGTGAAACCCGGCAACTGCGCCTACCGCCCTCGGCCATTGTCGTCGCCCATGAACTGACCCCGTCCGACCTGCTGCTCCTGGCCCGCCATGAGGTCGCCGGGCTGTGCATGGCCGCCGGCGGCGCCACCTCGCACGTCGCCATCCTTGCCCGCGCCCGTGGCCTGCCGTGCCTGGTGGCCGTGGGCGAAGCGCTGCTGGAACTGCCCACAGGTACGCCGTTGGTGCTGGACGCCGACCAGGGCCGCCTGGAAACCGAGGCTGATGCGCAGCGCCTGGCCGAGGTGCAGCGTCATGTGCAACAGCGCCGCGACACCCGCCAACGCCAGCAGGTCGCCGCCCAAGGCAGCGCGCGCACCCGCGACGGCCAGCGGGTCGAGGTCGCCGCCAACGTCGCCAGCGCCGCGGACGCCGCCGAGGCCCTGGCCCAGGGCGCCGACGGCATCGGCCTGCTGCGCAGCGAGTTCCTGTTCATCGACCGCCCCACCGCGCCAGACCAAGCCGAGCAACTCGCCGCCTACCAGGCCGTGCTCGACGCCATGGCCGAGCGCCCGGTGATCATCCGTACCATCGACGTCGGCGGCGACAAGCAGCTCGACTACCTGCCGTTGCCGGCCGAGGCCAACCCGGTACTGGGCCTGCGCGGCATCCGCCTGGGCCAGGTGCGCCCGGAACTGCTCGACCAGCAACTGCGCGCGCTGCTGCAGGTCAGCCCGCAACGCCGTTGCCGGATCATGCTGCCGATGGTCACCGAGGTCGACGAACTGCTCGCCATTCGCCAGCGCCTGGACCAGCTGGCCGCCGAGCTGGGCATCGGCGAGCGCGCCGAACTGGGGGTGATGATCGAAGTGCCTGCCGCGGCGCTGCTCGCCGAGCGCCTGGCCGAGCATGCCGACTTCTTCTCCATCGGCACCAACGACCTGTCCCAGTACACCCTGGCCATGGACCGAGACCATGCCGGGTTGGCGGCACGGGTCGATGCCCTGCACCCAGCGCTGCTGCGCCTGATCGACTTGACCTGCCAGGGCGCGGCGAAACATGGCCGCTGGGTTGGCGTGTGCGGCGCGCTGGCCTGCGACCCACTGGCCACCCCGGTGCTGGTCGGCCTGGGCGTCGCCGAGCTGTCGGTCAGCGCGCCGCAGATCGGTGAGATCAAGGCCCTGGTTCGTCAGCTCGACGCCAGTGCCTGTCGCCGCTTCAGCCAAGGCCTGCTGGGCCTGGCCAGCGCCGCCGCGGTACGCCAGGCCTGCCGAGACTTCGCCGCCCTGCCCCTCGCCCAACCGACCGCCGCCGCGGCCCTACAACAATAA
- the nagE gene encoding N-acetylglucosamine-specific PTS transporter subunit IIBC, with protein sequence MYQHFIQGLQRLGRALMLPIAILPIAGLLLRLGDTDLLDIALVHDAGQAIFANLALIFAVGIAVGFARDNNGTAGLAGAIGYLVLVATLKVIDPKIDMGMLAGILCGLLGGGLYNRFKDIQLPDYLAFFGGRRFVPIATGVSAVFLGLLFGLIWPPIQHGINDLGQLMLESGSIGAFFFGVLNRLLIITGLHHILNNLVWFVFGSFQAASGQVVTGDLARFFAGDPHAGQFMAGMFPVMIFGLPAACLAMYRHALPGRRKLIGGVLLSMALTSALTGVTEPIEFAFMFLAPLLYLIHALLTGLSMAICDLLGIRLGFTFSGGAIDMALGWGRSSNGWLVFPLGLAYALLYYFVFDFCIRRFDLKTPGREEQPAAQPGSSADAARGRRYIDALGGAANLQGVDACTTRLRLVLADRALANDQALKALGALAVVRPGSGGSLQVVVGPMADALADEIRAELPLVASAKPLAAQVPAPLLQTVDAEPWLQALGGRENLLNAQCVALSRVRIELKDQQRVDASRLMSLGCLGISPQPNGVWHLLLGPRAASLSQALDS encoded by the coding sequence ATGTACCAGCATTTCATCCAGGGCCTGCAACGGCTCGGCCGCGCCTTGATGCTGCCCATCGCCATCCTGCCCATCGCCGGCCTGTTGCTGCGCCTGGGCGATACCGACTTGCTCGACATCGCCCTGGTGCATGATGCCGGGCAAGCGATCTTCGCCAACCTGGCGCTGATCTTCGCCGTCGGTATCGCCGTGGGCTTCGCCCGTGACAACAACGGCACCGCGGGCCTTGCCGGCGCCATCGGCTACCTGGTGCTGGTGGCGACGCTGAAAGTGATCGACCCGAAGATCGACATGGGCATGCTTGCGGGGATTCTCTGCGGCTTGCTCGGTGGCGGCCTGTACAACCGCTTCAAGGACATCCAGTTGCCGGACTACCTGGCATTCTTTGGCGGGCGGCGCTTCGTGCCCATCGCCACCGGGGTCTCGGCGGTGTTCCTCGGGCTATTGTTCGGCCTGATCTGGCCGCCGATCCAGCACGGCATCAACGACCTCGGCCAACTGATGCTGGAGAGCGGCAGCATTGGCGCGTTCTTCTTCGGCGTGCTCAACCGGCTGCTGATCATCACCGGCCTGCACCACATCCTCAACAACCTGGTGTGGTTCGTCTTCGGCAGCTTCCAGGCGGCCAGCGGGCAAGTGGTCACGGGTGACCTGGCGCGCTTCTTCGCCGGCGACCCGCACGCCGGGCAGTTCATGGCCGGTATGTTCCCGGTGATGATCTTCGGCCTGCCCGCCGCCTGCCTGGCCATGTACCGCCATGCCCTGCCGGGGCGACGCAAGCTGATCGGCGGGGTGTTGCTGTCGATGGCGTTGACCTCGGCGCTGACCGGGGTGACCGAGCCGATCGAGTTCGCCTTCATGTTCCTTGCGCCCCTGCTGTATTTGATCCATGCCCTGCTCACCGGCTTGTCCATGGCCATCTGCGATTTGCTGGGCATTCGCCTCGGCTTCACCTTTTCCGGCGGCGCCATCGACATGGCCCTGGGCTGGGGCCGCTCCAGCAACGGCTGGCTGGTGTTCCCGCTGGGCCTGGCATACGCGCTGCTGTACTACTTCGTGTTCGACTTCTGCATCCGCCGCTTCGACCTGAAAACCCCGGGGCGCGAAGAACAGCCGGCCGCCCAGCCCGGCAGCAGCGCCGATGCCGCCCGAGGGCGCCGCTACATCGATGCCCTGGGCGGGGCAGCCAACCTGCAAGGTGTCGACGCCTGCACCACGCGCCTGCGCCTGGTGTTGGCCGACCGTGCCCTGGCCAACGACCAGGCCTTGAAAGCCCTTGGCGCCCTGGCCGTGGTACGCCCCGGCAGCGGGGGCAGCCTGCAGGTGGTGGTTGGGCCAATGGCTGATGCGCTGGCGGATGAGATACGTGCCGAATTACCGCTTGTCGCCAGTGCCAAGCCACTCGCTGCGCAGGTGCCGGCGCCTCTGCTGCAGACGGTGGACGCCGAACCATGGTTGCAAGCATTAGGCGGCCGGGAAAACCTGCTCAACGCGCAGTGCGTGGCGCTAAGCCGGGTGCGCATCGAGCTCAAGGATCAGCAGCGCGTCGACGCCTCACGGCTGATGAGCCTGGGTTGCCTGGGCATCAGCCCACAGCCGAATGGCGTTTGGCATTTGCTGCTGGGCCCTCGGGCAGCGTCGTTGAGCCAGGCACTGGACAGCTGA
- a CDS encoding HET-C-related protein encodes MSELNSTFALNQLTAIARTTGELEFVLMFMPIFGYDVPATLFTKFRDALLSGEVENPEHRVDEDAERIASYDSDTRSISVDISAIEQALEDQTTAPDLLIEMLGAFGRHLHALFASELDALEPMPELLEAEEVGHNYAAMLALFDSTPETGTVFGYYTKAEETSPLLLDFSAAPELEALLPQEPDSLVIQPRFGAGTGNGSEHSFGHESIEHILKDAGFTERECKAIYFGNWLRDHSQIVDPKIVRPAGASQEQPWQLPREVLAQIIDIFAHEEFSSLQETDEDREAYRVTKEMLGVYRPSEHIDNPTNLDEAAVDPRTIDEDFEALVRPGDAQTQVNPHTSKKHHIDYAESYMRHKLFEAATLGKTPDGMRCFGEALHVLEDYFAHSNFVELSLIKQGHAVLPWTTPNGEYRHALPVVTGLFSSLDVIASVVEPLGKILFSTQDPKDKRQPGYRARTDKALLLVLSELEDRRWYNALNTLLAIRDGIRSNPLVRFSSRLLWAIGKPDRLVSQIMNAYLQKALVPIGELVHDHQTALGDPNTEPGVDPTHTQVAKDHDDHPFHALAARLAQWAVLEVGVKMRAIWAKDETESIDWIELQDLASSFLLHPNDSEWQDDIVSAWSATNAQAIEDGKSASYFERHRKQEMEQSQDRVKQLSENPNFQPIKLNDSFRNTFPLF; translated from the coding sequence ATGAGCGAACTGAACAGCACCTTTGCCCTGAACCAATTGACCGCAATTGCCCGCACCACCGGCGAGCTGGAATTTGTACTGATGTTCATGCCGATCTTCGGCTATGACGTTCCTGCGACACTCTTCACCAAGTTTCGCGATGCCCTGCTCTCGGGCGAGGTGGAGAACCCGGAGCACCGCGTCGACGAAGACGCCGAGCGCATCGCCAGCTACGACAGCGACACCCGTAGCATCAGTGTCGACATCAGCGCTATCGAGCAAGCCCTGGAAGACCAGACCACCGCGCCCGACCTGCTGATCGAGATGCTGGGTGCGTTCGGCCGCCACCTGCATGCGTTGTTCGCGTCCGAGCTCGATGCACTGGAGCCAATGCCCGAGCTGCTCGAGGCCGAAGAGGTCGGCCATAACTACGCTGCGATGCTGGCCCTGTTCGACAGTACCCCTGAGACAGGGACAGTCTTCGGCTATTACACCAAGGCTGAAGAAACATCCCCCCTGCTGCTGGATTTCAGCGCCGCACCGGAGCTTGAGGCCCTCCTGCCGCAGGAACCCGACAGCCTGGTCATCCAACCTCGATTCGGGGCTGGCACAGGCAACGGTTCGGAACACTCCTTCGGCCACGAGTCCATCGAGCACATTCTCAAGGACGCCGGTTTCACCGAACGTGAATGCAAGGCGATCTACTTCGGTAACTGGCTACGCGACCACTCGCAGATCGTCGACCCCAAGATCGTGCGTCCGGCGGGCGCAAGCCAAGAGCAGCCCTGGCAGTTGCCCAGGGAAGTCCTCGCGCAGATCATTGATATCTTCGCCCACGAAGAATTCAGCAGCCTGCAAGAAACCGATGAAGATCGCGAAGCCTACCGTGTGACCAAGGAGATGCTGGGCGTATATCGACCCTCCGAACATATCGATAACCCCACCAACCTCGACGAAGCCGCTGTGGATCCCCGAACGATCGACGAAGACTTCGAAGCGCTGGTCAGGCCCGGCGATGCTCAAACCCAGGTAAACCCGCATACCTCGAAAAAGCACCACATCGATTACGCCGAAAGCTACATGCGCCATAAACTGTTCGAGGCAGCGACGCTAGGCAAGACCCCAGATGGCATGCGGTGCTTCGGTGAGGCCCTGCATGTGCTGGAGGACTACTTTGCCCACTCCAACTTCGTCGAGCTCAGCCTGATCAAGCAAGGCCACGCGGTTTTGCCATGGACCACGCCGAATGGCGAGTACCGTCATGCCTTACCGGTTGTCACCGGGCTTTTCAGCAGCCTGGATGTCATCGCCAGCGTCGTCGAACCCCTGGGCAAGATACTGTTCTCCACGCAGGACCCGAAGGATAAACGGCAACCCGGTTACCGCGCGCGAACCGACAAAGCCTTGCTGCTGGTCCTGTCCGAGTTGGAAGATCGGCGCTGGTACAACGCACTGAACACCCTGCTGGCGATCCGTGACGGTATACGTAGCAACCCCCTCGTGAGGTTCAGTTCGAGACTGCTGTGGGCCATTGGCAAGCCAGACAGGTTGGTCAGCCAGATAATGAATGCCTACTTGCAGAAAGCACTGGTGCCCATTGGCGAACTGGTACATGACCACCAGACGGCACTCGGCGACCCCAACACCGAACCCGGCGTCGATCCTACCCACACCCAAGTGGCCAAGGACCATGACGACCATCCCTTCCATGCGCTGGCGGCCCGGCTGGCCCAGTGGGCAGTGCTTGAAGTCGGGGTGAAGATGCGAGCGATCTGGGCCAAGGATGAAACGGAGTCCATCGACTGGATCGAGCTGCAGGACCTTGCCTCCAGCTTCCTCCTCCATCCCAATGACAGCGAATGGCAGGACGATATCGTCAGCGCCTGGAGCGCCACCAATGCCCAGGCTATCGAGGACGGTAAGTCCGCCAGCTACTTCGAAAGGCACCGCAAGCAGGAGATGGAGCAGTCCCAGGACAGGGTCAAACAGCTGAGCGAAAACCCGAACTTCCAGCCGATCAAGCTCAATGACAGTTTCCGCAACACGTTCCCTCTGTTCTGA
- a CDS encoding NGG1p interacting factor NIF3, with the protein MHKLAFFVPDSHVEVVKAAVFAAGGGRIGDYDHCAWQTRGQGQFRPLDGSQPYLGQTGQVEVVEEWKVELVVADELIVQVVAALKHSHPYETPAYEVWQLLDI; encoded by the coding sequence GTGCACAAGCTCGCCTTCTTCGTCCCCGACAGCCATGTCGAAGTGGTCAAGGCCGCTGTGTTCGCCGCCGGTGGCGGACGCATCGGCGACTACGACCACTGCGCCTGGCAGACCCGCGGCCAGGGCCAGTTCCGCCCGTTGGACGGCAGCCAGCCGTACCTCGGGCAAACCGGCCAGGTGGAGGTGGTCGAGGAGTGGAAGGTGGAGCTGGTGGTGGCCGACGAGCTGATCGTTCAGGTCGTTGCCGCGCTCAAGCACAGCCACCCCTATGAAACACCGGCTTATGAGGTCTGGCAGTTGCTGGACATTTGA
- the purL gene encoding phosphoribosylformylglycinamidine synthase, translated as MLILRGAPALSAFRHGKLLEQLSQKVPAVTGLYAEFAHFADVDGELTADQQQVLGRLLKYGPSVPVQEPAGHLFLVVPRLGTISPWASKASDIAHNCGLQSIQRLERGIAYYVAGSLSDADAQRVAAELHDRMTQRVLARLEDAADLFSHAQPRPMTSVDVLGGGRAALAQANIDLGLALAEDEIDYLVAAFQGLKRNPNDIELMMFAQANSEHCRHKIFNASWDIDGQAQEKSLFGMIKNTYQMHNEGVLSAYKDNASVIVGSVAGRFFPNPETRQYGAVQEPVHILMKVETHNHPTAIAPFSGASTGSGGEIRDEGATGRGAKPKAGLTGFTVSNLRIPGFEQPWEKPYGKPERIVDALDIMIEGPLGGAAFNNEFGRPALTGYFRTFEQGINTPHGEEVRGYHKPIMLAGGMGNIREDHVQKGEITVGAKLIVLGGPAMLIGLGGGAASSVATGASSADLDFASVQRENPEMERRCQEVIDRCWQLGDKNPIAFIHDVGAGGISNAFPELVNDGGRGGRFELRNVPNDEPGMAPHEIWSNESQERYVLAVSAEDFERFQAICERERCPFAVVGEATAEPHLTVTDSHFDNTPVDMPLDVLLGKPPRMHRSVTREAELGDEFDPSTLDLTDSVERVLRHPAVASKSFLITIGDRTITGLVARDQMVGPWQVPVADCAVTATSFDVYTGEAMAMGERTPLALLDAPASGRMAIGETLTNLAASRIEKLSDIKLSANWMSAAGHPGEDARLYDTVKAVGMELCPELGITIPVGKDSMSMKTQWSEAGEQKSVTSPMSLIITGFAPVTDIRKTLTPQLRMDKGETDLVLIDLGRGKNRMGASILAQTHGKLAAQAPDVDDAEDLKAFFAVIQGLNEDGHLLAYHDRSDGGLLTTVLEMAFAGHCGLELELGNLTSKREKVAAILFNEELGAVIQVRQDATPDVLAQFSAAGLGEDCVAVIGQPINNGEVLIKFEGEELFKGDRRLLQRQWAETSYQVQRLRDNADCADQEFDVLLEEDNPGLSVKLGYDVNEDIAAPYIKKGVRPQVAILREQGVNGQVEMAAAFDRAGFAAVDVHMSDILSGRVDFEAFKGLVACGGFSYGDVLGAGEGWAKSALFNARARDAFQAFFERTDSFALGVCNGCQMMSNLHELIPGTEYWPHFVRNRSEQFEARVAMVEVQKSNSIFLQGMAGSRMPIAIAHGEGHAEFASEEALLEADLSGCVALRYVDNHGKVTEAYPANPNGSPRGITGLTSRDGRVTIMMPHPERMFRAVQNSWRPDEWQEDAALMRMFRNARVWVN; from the coding sequence ATGTTGATCCTGCGCGGCGCTCCTGCCCTTTCTGCCTTTCGCCACGGTAAATTACTCGAGCAACTGAGCCAGAAAGTCCCCGCTGTTACTGGTTTGTATGCCGAATTCGCCCATTTCGCCGACGTCGACGGCGAGCTGACCGCCGACCAGCAGCAGGTGCTGGGCCGTCTGCTCAAGTACGGCCCGAGCGTGCCGGTCCAGGAGCCAGCCGGCCACCTGTTCCTGGTGGTGCCGCGTCTGGGCACCATCTCGCCCTGGGCGTCCAAGGCCAGCGACATCGCCCACAACTGCGGCCTGCAGTCGATCCAGCGCCTGGAGCGCGGCATCGCCTATTACGTCGCCGGTAGCCTCAGCGATGCCGACGCCCAGCGCGTCGCCGCCGAACTGCACGACCGCATGACCCAGCGCGTGCTGGCGCGCCTGGAAGACGCCGCCGACCTGTTCAGCCACGCCCAGCCACGGCCGATGACCTCGGTCGACGTGCTCGGCGGTGGCCGCGCCGCCCTGGCCCAGGCCAACATCGACCTGGGCCTGGCCCTGGCCGAGGACGAAATCGACTACCTGGTCGCCGCTTTCCAGGGGCTCAAGCGCAACCCGAACGACATCGAGCTGATGATGTTCGCCCAGGCCAACTCCGAGCACTGCCGCCACAAGATCTTCAACGCCAGCTGGGACATCGACGGCCAGGCGCAAGAGAAGAGCCTGTTCGGCATGATCAAGAACACCTACCAGATGCACAACGAAGGCGTGCTGTCGGCCTACAAGGACAACGCCTCGGTGATCGTCGGTTCGGTGGCCGGGCGCTTCTTCCCGAACCCTGAGACCCGCCAGTACGGCGCGGTGCAGGAGCCGGTGCACATCCTGATGAAGGTCGAGACGCACAACCACCCGACCGCCATCGCCCCGTTCTCCGGTGCCTCCACCGGCTCCGGCGGCGAGATCCGCGACGAAGGCGCCACCGGCCGTGGTGCCAAGCCCAAGGCCGGCCTGACCGGTTTCACCGTGTCCAACCTGCGTATCCCAGGTTTCGAGCAGCCTTGGGAAAAGCCGTACGGCAAGCCCGAGCGCATCGTCGACGCCCTCGACATCATGATCGAAGGCCCACTGGGCGGCGCGGCGTTCAACAACGAATTCGGCCGTCCGGCGCTGACCGGCTACTTCCGTACCTTCGAGCAGGGCATCAACACCCCGCACGGCGAAGAAGTGCGCGGCTACCACAAGCCGATCATGTTGGCCGGCGGCATGGGCAACATCCGTGAAGACCACGTGCAGAAGGGCGAGATCACCGTCGGCGCCAAGCTGATCGTGCTCGGCGGCCCGGCCATGCTGATCGGCCTGGGCGGCGGCGCCGCCTCGTCGGTGGCCACCGGCGCCAGCTCCGCTGACCTCGACTTCGCCTCGGTGCAGCGCGAAAACCCCGAGATGGAGCGTCGTTGCCAGGAGGTCATCGACCGCTGCTGGCAGCTGGGCGACAAGAACCCGATCGCCTTCATCCACGATGTCGGCGCCGGTGGTATCTCCAACGCCTTCCCCGAGCTGGTCAACGACGGTGGCCGCGGTGGCCGCTTCGAGCTGCGCAACGTGCCCAACGACGAGCCGGGCATGGCCCCGCACGAGATCTGGTCCAACGAATCCCAGGAACGCTACGTGCTGGCGGTCAGCGCCGAGGACTTCGAGCGCTTCCAGGCCATCTGCGAACGCGAGCGTTGCCCGTTCGCGGTGGTCGGTGAGGCCACTGCCGAGCCGCACCTGACCGTCACCGACAGCCACTTCGACAACACCCCGGTGGACATGCCGCTGGACGTGCTGCTGGGCAAGCCGCCGCGCATGCACCGTTCGGTCACCCGCGAAGCGGAACTGGGCGATGAGTTCGACCCGAGCACCCTGGACCTGACCGACTCGGTCGAGCGCGTCCTGCGGCACCCGGCCGTGGCCAGCAAGAGCTTCCTGATCACCATCGGCGACCGCACCATCACCGGCCTGGTTGCCCGCGACCAGATGGTCGGCCCGTGGCAGGTACCGGTGGCCGACTGCGCCGTCACCGCCACCAGCTTCGATGTCTACACCGGCGAAGCCATGGCCATGGGTGAGCGTACCCCGCTGGCCCTGCTCGACGCCCCGGCCTCTGGCCGCATGGCAATCGGCGAGACCCTGACCAACCTGGCCGCCTCGCGCATCGAGAAGCTGTCCGACATCAAGCTGTCGGCCAACTGGATGTCCGCCGCCGGTCACCCGGGTGAAGACGCCCGCCTGTACGACACCGTCAAGGCGGTCGGCATGGAGCTGTGCCCAGAGCTGGGCATCACCATTCCGGTGGGTAAAGACTCGATGTCGATGAAGACCCAGTGGAGCGAAGCCGGCGAGCAGAAGAGCGTCACCTCGCCGATGTCGCTGATCATCACCGGCTTCGCCCCGGTCACCGACATCCGCAAGACCCTGACCCCGCAACTGCGCATGGACAAGGGCGAGACCGACCTGGTCCTGATCGACCTGGGTCGCGGCAAGAACCGCATGGGCGCCTCGATCCTGGCGCAGACCCACGGCAAGCTGGCCGCCCAGGCGCCGGACGTCGATGACGCCGAGGACCTCAAGGCGTTCTTCGCGGTGATCCAGGGCCTTAACGAAGACGGCCACCTGCTGGCCTACCACGACCGTTCCGACGGTGGTCTGCTGACTACCGTGCTGGAAATGGCCTTCGCCGGCCACTGCGGCCTGGAGCTGGAACTGGGTAACCTGACCAGCAAGCGCGAGAAAGTCGCGGCCATCCTCTTCAACGAAGAGCTGGGCGCGGTGATCCAGGTTCGTCAGGACGCCACGCCGGATGTGCTGGCGCAGTTCAGCGCCGCTGGCCTGGGCGAGGATTGCGTCGCGGTGATCGGCCAGCCGATCAACAACGGTGAGGTCCTGATCAAGTTCGAAGGCGAAGAGCTGTTCAAGGGCGACCGTCGCCTGCTGCAGCGCCAGTGGGCCGAGACCAGCTACCAGGTCCAGCGCCTGCGCGACAACGCCGACTGCGCCGACCAGGAATTCGACGTCCTGCTGGAAGAAGACAACCCAGGCCTGTCGGTCAAGCTGGGCTACGACGTCAACGAAGACATCGCCGCGCCGTACATCAAGAAGGGCGTGCGCCCGCAAGTGGCGATCCTGCGCGAGCAGGGCGTCAACGGCCAGGTCGAAATGGCTGCCGCCTTCGACCGCGCAGGTTTTGCCGCCGTCGACGTGCACATGAGCGACATCCTCTCTGGTCGTGTCGATTTCGAAGCGTTCAAGGGCTTGGTGGCTTGCGGTGGCTTCTCCTACGGCGACGTGCTCGGCGCCGGTGAAGGCTGGGCCAAGTCGGCGCTGTTCAACGCCCGTGCCCGTGATGCCTTCCAGGCCTTCTTCGAGCGTACCGACAGCTTCGCCCTGGGCGTGTGCAACGGTTGCCAGATGATGTCCAACCTGCACGAGCTGATCCCGGGCACCGAGTACTGGCCGCACTTCGTGCGCAACCGCTCGGAGCAGTTCGAGGCGCGCGTGGCCATGGTCGAGGTGCAGAAGTCCAACTCGATCTTCCTGCAGGGCATGGCCGGTTCGCGCATGCCGATCGCCATCGCCCACGGCGAAGGCCATGCCGAGTTCGCCAGCGAAGAAGCGCTGCTCGAAGCCGACCTGTCCGGTTGCGTGGCCCTGCGCTACGTCGACAACCATGGCAAGGTCACCGAAGCCTACCCGGCCAACCCGAACGGCTCGCCGCGTGGCATCACCGGCCTGACCAGCCGCGACGGCCGCGTGACCATCATGATGCCGCACCCGGAGCGGATGTTCCGCGCCGTGCAGAACTCCTGGCGCCCGGATGAGTGGCAGGAAGACGCGGCCTTGATGCGCATGTTCCGCAACGCGCGGGTGTGGGTGAACTAA